A stretch of Buteo buteo chromosome 9, bButBut1.hap1.1, whole genome shotgun sequence DNA encodes these proteins:
- the LOC142034847 gene encoding uncharacterized protein LOC142034847, with protein FCAFIFHCAQNFFLRLTHIHPSSLPVHSVSSHLTNLSPVPEMDTLSDISEEDPFGEPLLTIPDISESNSMKETPDHKKNEIALPNNTFESMRPLASRGSLAVEGKIHTNDYKSTELCVSFSFIRCFSFSFHSLLDEDGYITFPSLPDICISFLPPGLQHYIPITSPSFIPSFLLIFVLLLSAFQSIPFSLTLSLPLALSLCYLEPKVTSFSASNDNDLNDKAEEEEVCNLVA; from the coding sequence ttttgtgctttcattttccactgtgcacagaatttttttcttcgGCTCACTCACATACACCCATCATCACTACCCGTCCATTCCGTGTCATCCCATCTCACAAACCTGTCGCCTGTCCCTGAGATGGACACGCTTTCAGATATTTCAGAGGAAGATCCCTTTGGAGAGCCCCTCCTTACCATCCCAGACATCTCAGAGTCCAATTCCATGAAAGAAACACcagatcataaaaaaaatgaaatagcttTACCAAATAATACCTTTGAATCTATGAGACCCCTAGCTAGTCGAGGCTCCCTTGCTGTGGAGGGAAAAATCCATACAAATGACTACAAAAGCACTGAGTTGTGTGTCTCGTTCAGCTTTatcagatgcttttcttttagtttCCATTCACTGCTTGATGAGGATGGTTATATTACTTTTCCTAGCCTTCCTGATATTTGCATCTCTTTCCTCCCACCTGGCCTTCAGCACTATATTCCTATTACGTCTCCTTCCTTCattccctcttttctccttatctttgtgctgctgctgtctgctttcCAGTCTATTCCCTTTTCACTCACACTTTCCCTTCCTCTCGCTCTGTCCCTCTGCTACCTGGAGCCTAAGGTGACTTCCTTTAGTGCCTCTAATGACAATGACCTGAATgacaaagcagaggaggaggaggtgtgtaATCTTGTTGCTTAA